In a genomic window of Nostoc sp. UHCC 0870:
- a CDS encoding glycoside hydrolase family 57 protein: MAIGYVALVLHAHLPFVRHPESDYVLEEEWLYEAITETYIPLLKVFEGLKRDGIDFKITMSMTPPLVSMLRDPLLQERYDAHLAQLEELIELEAERNVQNGHMRYLAEHYATEFNEARQMWERYNGDLVTAFKQFQDSNNLEIITCGATHGYLPLMKMYPQAVWAQIQVACEHYEETFGRPAKGIWLPECAYYEGLERMLADAGLRYFLTDGHGILYARPRPRFGTYTPIFTETGVAAFGRDHESSQQVWSSEVGYPGAAEYREFYKDLGWEAEYEYIKPYIMPNGQRKNTGIKYHKITGRGLGLSDKALYDPYWAKEKAAEHAANFMYNRERQTEHLYNIMQRPPIIVSPYDAELFGHWWYEGPWFIDYLFRKSWYDQGTYKMTHLADYLRAEPTQQVCRPSQSSWGYKGFHEYWLNETNAWIYPHLHKAAERMIEISSLEPEDELGLKALNQAARELLLAQSSDWAFIMRTGTMVPYAVRRTRSHLMRFNKLYEDVKIGKIDSGWLEKVELMDNIFPNINYRAYRPL, from the coding sequence ATGGCTATTGGCTACGTCGCGCTTGTACTCCACGCACACCTTCCCTTCGTTCGTCACCCAGAAAGTGATTATGTGCTGGAAGAGGAATGGCTCTATGAAGCTATTACAGAAACTTACATTCCTTTATTGAAAGTATTTGAAGGCTTAAAGCGAGACGGCATTGATTTTAAAATCACTATGAGTATGACACCGCCGCTTGTGTCCATGCTCCGTGATCCTTTGCTGCAAGAACGCTATGATGCACATCTAGCTCAATTAGAAGAACTTATAGAACTGGAAGCCGAACGCAATGTCCAAAATGGGCATATGCGTTACTTAGCTGAACACTACGCCACTGAGTTTAACGAAGCGCGTCAGATGTGGGAACGCTACAATGGCGATTTAGTTACGGCTTTTAAACAGTTTCAAGACTCTAACAACTTAGAAATCATCACTTGTGGTGCGACTCACGGCTATTTACCACTGATGAAAATGTATCCCCAAGCTGTGTGGGCGCAAATTCAGGTAGCTTGTGAACACTACGAAGAAACTTTTGGCCGACCCGCTAAAGGTATTTGGTTGCCAGAATGCGCCTACTATGAAGGCTTAGAGAGGATGCTAGCCGATGCTGGTTTGCGCTACTTCCTCACTGATGGGCATGGTATTCTTTACGCCCGTCCTCGTCCCCGTTTTGGTACTTATACCCCAATTTTTACAGAAACGGGTGTTGCAGCCTTTGGTCGCGATCATGAATCTTCTCAGCAGGTCTGGTCTTCTGAGGTAGGTTATCCCGGTGCGGCAGAATATCGGGAATTTTACAAAGATTTGGGTTGGGAAGCTGAGTATGAGTACATCAAACCCTATATCATGCCCAACGGTCAGCGTAAAAATACGGGGATTAAGTATCATAAAATTACTGGGCGCGGCTTAGGGCTATCAGATAAGGCACTTTATGATCCTTATTGGGCAAAGGAAAAAGCGGCAGAACACGCGGCTAATTTTATGTATAACCGCGAACGGCAAACAGAGCATCTTTACAATATTATGCAGCGTCCGCCGATTATTGTGTCGCCTTATGATGCCGAATTATTTGGACATTGGTGGTATGAAGGCCCTTGGTTTATTGATTATCTGTTCCGCAAGTCTTGGTATGACCAAGGAACTTATAAAATGACTCATTTAGCAGACTATTTACGGGCAGAACCAACCCAACAAGTCTGTCGTCCTTCCCAGTCGAGTTGGGGTTATAAGGGTTTCCATGAGTATTGGTTAAATGAGACTAATGCTTGGATTTATCCACACTTGCATAAAGCTGCTGAACGCATGATTGAAATCTCTAGTCTAGAACCAGAGGATGAATTAGGCTTGAAGGCACTGAATCAAGCAGCGCGGGAGTTACTATTGGCGCAATCTTCAGACTGGGCGTTTATTATGCGGACAGGAACAATGGTTCCTTATGCTGTGAGACGCACGCGATCGCACTTGATGCGCTTTAATAAGCTCTATGAAGATGTGAAAATCGGCAAAATCGATAGCGGTTGGTTGGAAAAGGTCGAATTAATGGATAATATTTTCCCCAATATCAACTACCGTGCTTACCGTCCTTTGTAA
- a CDS encoding photosystem II protein, Psb35-related: protein MTILFAVLALGWVAASVLGTMAYFLGEQKKPIHERNWSSESFEKLAKSITGTDIDYSDRTPAYAMDAYTSRNLSR from the coding sequence ATGACTATTTTATTTGCAGTATTAGCCTTAGGTTGGGTAGCAGCTTCTGTATTAGGCACAATGGCTTATTTCCTAGGAGAGCAGAAAAAGCCTATCCATGAACGTAACTGGAGTTCTGAATCCTTTGAAAAGTTAGCTAAATCTATCACTGGTACAGATATAGACTATAGCGATCGCACTCCTGCCTATGCGATGGATGCTTATACTAGCCGGAATCTGTCCCGATAA
- a CDS encoding RNA-guided endonuclease InsQ/TnpB family protein — MKTSYQYKIKPTKEQAEKIDKTLEMLRCQYNYLLAQRFDWYEQNRCPIDRCPLICHLPELKEQPNYYNQKASLVQLKVDRPWYKDIHSQVLQEVPKKVELAFDRWLKGDINGKKSGKPRFKGKGQYKTFTYTQFKQHHFVNNKITLSKIGEVKVIVHRPIPDGFDIKTVSITKKADGYYVTLSLDDKTVPTVKPDFNPDNIVGIDVGLIDFYVASDDSRVAAPKHLRKAERRLKSAQRKVSRRKKGSNRRKKAIQKLGKQHKKVADTRRDFHFKTAKTLLDKYDVVAVEKLNIKGLAKTRLAKSVNDAGWGQFITILSNKAENAGLKVIAVKPNGTSQECSSCGHIVKKPLSQRIHNCPVCHTSICRDLNAAINIKNRGTHGLKAQLMSS, encoded by the coding sequence ATGAAAACCTCATACCAATACAAAATCAAGCCGACTAAAGAACAAGCAGAGAAAATAGACAAGACGCTAGAAATGCTGCGTTGTCAATACAATTATTTGCTTGCTCAAAGGTTTGACTGGTATGAGCAAAATCGTTGTCCTATCGACAGATGCCCATTAATTTGTCACTTGCCAGAATTAAAGGAACAGCCTAACTACTACAATCAAAAAGCTTCTTTGGTTCAATTGAAAGTTGATAGACCTTGGTATAAGGATATTCATTCTCAAGTATTACAGGAAGTCCCAAAAAAAGTTGAACTAGCTTTTGATAGATGGCTAAAAGGTGATATTAACGGTAAAAAGTCTGGTAAACCTAGATTTAAAGGTAAAGGGCAGTATAAAACTTTTACTTACACCCAATTCAAGCAGCATCACTTTGTTAACAATAAAATCACACTGTCAAAGATTGGAGAAGTTAAAGTAATTGTCCATAGACCTATACCCGATGGATTTGATATAAAAACTGTATCCATTACAAAGAAAGCTGATGGTTATTATGTCACCCTTAGCCTTGATGACAAAACAGTGCCAACTGTTAAACCTGATTTTAATCCTGACAATATTGTTGGTATTGATGTTGGGTTAATTGATTTTTATGTAGCGTCTGATGATTCTAGAGTTGCTGCGCCAAAACATTTACGCAAGGCTGAACGTAGATTAAAATCAGCACAGCGTAAAGTGTCAAGACGTAAAAAGGGTTCTAATCGTCGTAAAAAAGCTATTCAAAAATTGGGTAAGCAACATAAAAAAGTTGCTGATACCCGTAGAGATTTTCACTTCAAAACAGCCAAAACATTGCTTGATAAGTATGATGTTGTAGCTGTTGAAAAGTTAAATATCAAAGGACTTGCTAAAACAAGACTGGCTAAAAGTGTCAATGACGCTGGATGGGGGCAGTTTATAACAATACTTTCAAACAAAGCCGAAAATGCTGGTTTGAAGGTAATAGCTGTTAAGCCAAATGGTACTAGCCAAGAATGTTCTAGCTGTGGTCATATAGTCAAAAAGCCGCTATCCCAGAGAATACATAATTGTCCTGTTTGTCATACAAGTATTTGCAGGGATTTGAATGCGGCTATAAACATAAAGAACCGTGGGACGCACGGTCTTAAAGCTCAATTAATGTCTTCATAG